In Nasonia vitripennis strain AsymCx chromosome 2, Nvit_psr_1.1, whole genome shotgun sequence, a genomic segment contains:
- the LOC116416161 gene encoding uncharacterized protein LOC116416161, whose translation MGRLALLRYSEDQNLTFFRKSICDTIIEYELSQSLNSNFPLTINNDKYIELANSVVELFKSEKRELYHEPAYSSQRTVNGKKIIERKNATGLFHNSNERLRDFLRKSNVVKVVNVLRQDNTSIQE comes from the exons atgggCAGATTAGCGTTGTTGAGATACTCTGAGGATCAAAACCTAACATTTTTTAGGAAAAGTATTTGCGACACTATAATTGAGTATGAATTATCGCAATCATTGAACTCGAATTTCCCTCTTAC TATAAACAATGACAAATATATAGAACTGGCCAATTCAGTTGTAGAgcttttcaaaagtgaaaaaagaGAACTGTACCACGAACCCGCATACTCGTCGCAGAGGACAgttaatggaaaaaaaattattgaaagaaAGAATGCAACTGGTTTGTTCCACAATTCTAATGAGCGATTAAGAGATTTCTTGCGAAAAAGCAATGTCGTAAAAGTGGTCAATGTTCTGAGACAAGATAATACTAGTATTCAAG aATAG